In the genome of Telluria mixta, the window GCGCGCTGCCACGCGGCCGGCCAGTTGCGGCCGACGCCCCTGCTGCTGCAATACGGTCCGGGCGACTACAACTGCCTGCACCAGGACCTGTACGGCGAGTTTGTCTTCCCGCTGCAGGTGGCCGTGCTGCTGTCGCGTCCCGGCGTGGATTTCGGCGGCGGCGAATTCGTCCTGACGGAACAGCGCCCGCGCATGCAGTCACGCGTCGAAGTGGTGCCGCTGGGGCAGGGCGACGCCGTCGTCTTCCCGGTACACACCCGCCCCGTCAACGGCACGCGCGGCATCTACCGCGTCAACATGCGCCACGGCGTGAGCCGCGTGCGCAGCGGGCACCGGCATACGCTCGGGATCATCTTCCACGACGCCAGCTGAGAACCGGGGTCAGAGCCCGATTTTTGGCAATTGCTCCAGCGCTTAGTCTGGCGCCGTCTCGCTTGATGCTGCCGTGCCAAGAGGACGATTGCCATTGCTGGCGACCCTGATTTCGGAGATAAGTTGATCGGGCAATGCGTCTTCGCATAGCTGCCTGTACGCAGCCTGGCGCGCGATCGTTTCATGGTGCAGGCGCAAATATGCGAGATGCGGTTTGATCAGCGAGCTATCCTGTCCGAGGGCATTTGTTTGG includes:
- a CDS encoding 2OG-Fe(II) oxygenase, which translates into the protein MTGIDWDRVGDDLDTSGCAVLPSLLDPDQCAAYAAGYGDDALFRSRVVMERHGFGRGEYRYYAYPLPPGLSDLRTALYPPLARIANRWQAALGLEERYPDAHADYLARCHAAGQLRPTPLLLQYGPGDYNCLHQDLYGEFVFPLQVAVLLSRPGVDFGGGEFVLTEQRPRMQSRVEVVPLGQGDAVVFPVHTRPVNGTRGIYRVNMRHGVSRVRSGHRHTLGIIFHDAS